One Engraulis encrasicolus isolate BLACKSEA-1 chromosome 5, IST_EnEncr_1.0, whole genome shotgun sequence DNA segment encodes these proteins:
- the s100t gene encoding S100 calcium binding protein T gives MSGFNPENASTLENAMQLMIQTFHKYSGDEGDKYTLSKAELKEMLTTELGSYLGHAKDQDAVEKVMGDLDSNGDGEVDFTEFIILVGALTVACNDFFLEYHQDDKKAPAKKD, from the exons ATGAGCGGATTCAACCCCGAAAATGCTTCCACCCTTGAGAACGCCATGCAGCTGATGATCCAGACCTTCCACAAGTACTCTGGCGACGAGGGCGACAAGTACACCCTCAGCAAAGCCGAGCTCAAAGAGATGCTCACAACAGAGCTGGGCAGCTACCTCGGG CACGCCAAGGACCAAGACGCCGTAGAAAAGGTCATGGGCGACCTCGACTCGAATGGCGACGGAGAGGTCGACTTCACCGAGTTCATCATTCTCGTTGGGGCACTCACCGTAGCCTGTAACGACTTCTTCCTCGAGTACCACCAAGACGACAAGAAGGCACCCGCCAAGAAGgattaa